The Shewanella sp. NFH-SH190041 genome has a window encoding:
- a CDS encoding flagellar protein FlaG gives MDMNVTASSAVVKLDLNNASHKSGAERNSELAKNQLINAPEEAKEAPETERQPTPEKMQELASKMSDMMSMMRKGLAFRVDDTSGKSVVSVMDVESGELIRQIPSEEALELATKLTEVTGLLMKTEA, from the coding sequence ATGGATATGAATGTGACGGCATCTTCCGCAGTGGTGAAACTGGACTTGAATAACGCCAGTCATAAAAGTGGCGCGGAACGAAACAGTGAGCTAGCAAAAAATCAGTTGATTAACGCACCTGAAGAGGCAAAAGAAGCCCCTGAAACAGAGCGGCAGCCAACACCAGAGAAAATGCAGGAGTTGGCTTCCAAGATGTCAGATATGATGTCGATGATGCGCAAGGGATTGGCTTTTCGGGTGGATGATACATCAGGAAAATCCGTTGTTAGCGTGATGGATGTCGAGTCTGGTGAGCTTATTCGTCAGATCCCCAGTGAAGAGGCGCTTGAGTTAGCGACCAAGCTAACCGAAGTCACTGGGCTGCTGATGAAAACAGAAGCCTG
- the flgL gene encoding flagellar hook-associated protein FlgL has protein sequence MRISTSQLFDQGVSGVLRKQSSTAQMLEKLSSGKQVETAADDPVAAIGIDRLKQQNALADQFLKNIDYATTRLGLAESKLGLAETAAMAFRDKILQAVNGTLGDAQRQMLADDMQGTLDELTSIANSQDEAGHFIFAGFNNENQPFETNAAGTVTYLGDSGERQAAIAGAVVLSTNIPGDKAFMLAPNGQGEYAATYHAGQQGDFYLQRTEIMNPALATGSDYRLDFLDDGGGGITLEVRDASNTLISTVTNFDSVNPINFAGLELQLSGSVAAGDSVDITPRSHVSIFDTFSQAIALLSSDNVNTAAGQAELAQILVNTDAGLNQLSIARGEAGNSLKRLENYSARHEEEQVVNSGALSMLEDLDYAAAISEFEKQQLALNAVANVFGQVGSVSLFDYLR, from the coding sequence ATGCGGATTTCAACATCTCAGTTATTTGATCAGGGTGTCAGTGGTGTGTTGCGCAAACAAAGCAGTACAGCACAGATGCTTGAGAAACTTTCCAGTGGTAAGCAGGTGGAGACGGCGGCAGATGATCCGGTCGCGGCAATTGGGATTGATCGGCTAAAACAACAAAATGCATTGGCCGATCAGTTTTTAAAAAACATTGATTACGCTACCACTCGCCTTGGATTAGCCGAGTCAAAACTGGGGCTGGCTGAAACGGCGGCCATGGCGTTTCGGGACAAAATTTTGCAGGCAGTCAATGGCACCTTAGGGGATGCCCAGCGGCAAATGCTTGCCGATGATATGCAGGGAACTTTGGATGAGCTTACCAGTATTGCCAATAGCCAAGATGAGGCTGGTCATTTTATCTTTGCTGGGTTTAATAATGAAAATCAACCATTTGAAACTAATGCTGCTGGCACAGTGACATATCTTGGTGACAGTGGTGAACGGCAGGCAGCCATCGCGGGCGCCGTGGTACTCAGTACCAATATTCCTGGCGATAAAGCTTTTATGCTGGCACCGAATGGTCAGGGCGAATATGCCGCGACATATCATGCTGGGCAACAAGGGGATTTTTATTTACAGCGAACCGAAATTATGAATCCGGCTTTGGCTACCGGCAGTGATTACCGGTTGGATTTTCTCGATGACGGCGGCGGTGGGATTACCCTAGAAGTGCGTGATGCGAGCAATACGCTGATCAGTACTGTAACCAACTTTGACAGTGTTAACCCCATCAATTTTGCCGGTCTGGAGCTGCAGCTTAGCGGCTCTGTCGCTGCTGGTGATAGTGTGGATATCACTCCTCGCAGCCATGTCAGTATTTTTGACACCTTCTCTCAAGCCATTGCGCTGCTATCTAGCGATAACGTGAATACGGCTGCTGGTCAGGCTGAATTGGCACAGATCTTGGTTAATACCGATGCAGGGCTGAACCAACTCAGTATTGCCAGGGGGGAGGCCGGCAACAGTTTAAAGCGGCTGGAAAACTATTCTGCCCGGCATGAAGAAGAGCAGGTGGTGAACAGTGGGGCGCTGTCGATGCTGGAAGATTTGGATTATGCCGCTGCGATTTCTGAGTTTGAGAAACAGCAGCTGGCACTGAATGCCGTTGCCAATGTCTTTGGCCAAGTTGGATCGGTGTCTTTGTTTGATTATCTTCGTTAG
- the flgH gene encoding flagellar basal body L-ring protein FlgH, whose amino-acid sequence MVAGGVLLAGCSSTPSKPFADDPYYAPVVPSPPVTQMDVTGSMYQASQAGSLYSDIRAHKVGDIITVVLSESTQASKSANNDITKSANLTLDPINAGGRNVTIKGVPLDLQYKDSFNSNRAADADQSNSLSGSISANVMQVLDNGNLVIRGEKWITINHGEEFIRLTGIVRSEDISPDNRIQSVRVANARIQYSGTGTFADAQQVGWLSQFFLGDWWPF is encoded by the coding sequence TTGGTCGCGGGGGGGGTATTGCTGGCGGGTTGCAGCAGTACGCCGTCAAAACCTTTTGCTGATGACCCTTATTATGCCCCTGTGGTGCCCTCGCCACCTGTCACCCAGATGGATGTGACCGGCTCTATGTATCAGGCCAGTCAAGCGGGCAGTTTGTATTCCGATATCCGCGCCCATAAGGTGGGTGACATTATTACCGTGGTACTGAGTGAGTCGACTCAGGCATCCAAAAGTGCCAATAACGATATCACTAAGTCGGCTAATCTGACGCTGGACCCTATCAATGCCGGTGGGCGTAATGTCACCATCAAAGGGGTGCCGTTGGATTTGCAATATAAGGACAGTTTTAATAGCAACCGTGCTGCGGATGCGGATCAAAGTAATAGCTTGTCTGGCAGTATTTCGGCCAATGTTATGCAGGTATTGGATAACGGTAATTTGGTTATTCGCGGAGAAAAGTGGATAACCATTAACCATGGGGAGGAGTTTATTCGTCTTACCGGCATTGTACGCTCGGAAGATATCAGCCCGGATAACCGTATTCAGTCCGTTAGGGTGGCCAATGCCCGTATTCAATACAGTGGGACTGGTACCTTTGCCGATGCTCAGCAGGTGGGATGGCTAAGCCAGTTTTTCCTTGGTGATTGGTGGCCGTTTTAG
- the flgK gene encoding flagellar hook-associated protein FlgK, translated as MGVDLLNIARSGVMSSQSQLGVTGHNIANVNTEGYHRQVAQQSAQQSQRIAGNFYGTGTYVSEVKRIYNDYAARELQIGQSAMSQAQLRQNKLSELDQLYATAGQAIPAALADMYADLAGLADQPDDTGLRTSVLNAAGQLADSVNQMYAGLDGHLGQINSQISSITGRINDIGAELANLNRALSQSGGEDMALLDEQSMLIQELSQYAVVNVIAEAGGSKSIMLGGSAMLVSAQSAQQLTVADGEIFPNQTQLAISLGDTRQQINGLHMGGELGALFELRDQSLLPAMAELDLLALGLADTFNRQQAQGLDLTGQVGQNLFHDLNDAVMSAGRIAPMPQNGGNGAISVQVSDSHQLTGDEFMLAYTAPSSYSLTNNNTGAVTPLTLTGSRLIGAGGFELSIDAGTVADGDRFIIRPSAGAAAGLGVALQQASGLAAASAVLTPDPANGGDISLSLAAILDRNAPNFPHQGAPLTFAIDTAANQYQVFDATGTPLGGVTGFTPPAINAYGMQLEVSSVAGVTERFTLDLTLASGDNTNALAMARLNEARPMLNGRVGFTALFEQSKQDLGSQARGAQIQAEAAEAIFQQVQTRSDSLSGVNLDEEAANLMRFQQAYQASARIMTTSQQIFDALISSLR; from the coding sequence ATGGGAGTTGATCTGCTCAATATTGCCCGCAGCGGTGTAATGTCATCTCAGTCTCAGTTGGGGGTGACCGGGCACAATATTGCCAATGTGAATACCGAGGGGTATCACCGCCAAGTGGCACAGCAAAGTGCTCAGCAGTCCCAGCGCATTGCCGGCAATTTTTATGGCACTGGCACATATGTGAGTGAAGTAAAGCGAATTTACAACGATTATGCCGCCCGCGAATTGCAAATCGGCCAATCGGCCATGAGTCAGGCGCAATTGCGGCAAAATAAACTCTCAGAGCTGGATCAACTCTATGCTACCGCGGGGCAGGCAATACCAGCGGCATTGGCCGATATGTATGCGGATTTGGCCGGGCTAGCAGATCAACCCGATGATACCGGCTTGCGGACGAGTGTACTGAATGCGGCAGGACAACTGGCGGATTCGGTTAATCAGATGTATGCCGGTCTGGACGGGCATTTAGGGCAGATTAACAGTCAAATCAGCAGCATTACCGGACGCATTAATGATATTGGTGCTGAGCTAGCCAATCTTAATCGGGCGTTGAGTCAGTCCGGCGGTGAGGATATGGCATTGCTGGATGAGCAGTCGATGCTGATCCAAGAGTTAAGCCAGTATGCTGTGGTTAACGTGATTGCTGAAGCTGGTGGCAGTAAAAGTATTATGCTCGGTGGCTCGGCGATGTTGGTCTCAGCCCAGAGTGCGCAACAATTAACCGTTGCAGATGGTGAGATTTTCCCAAACCAAACTCAATTGGCTATTTCCCTTGGTGATACTCGTCAGCAAATCAATGGCCTGCATATGGGCGGCGAGTTAGGGGCATTATTTGAGCTGCGAGATCAATCCTTGCTGCCCGCTATGGCAGAGCTTGATTTATTGGCATTGGGATTAGCGGATACGTTTAACCGGCAACAGGCCCAAGGACTGGATTTAACCGGCCAGGTGGGGCAAAACCTGTTCCATGATCTCAATGATGCGGTAATGAGTGCTGGGCGCATTGCACCAATGCCACAAAATGGCGGTAATGGCGCAATATCGGTGCAGGTAAGTGATAGTCATCAACTGACCGGTGATGAGTTTATGTTGGCCTACACCGCGCCGAGCAGTTATAGCCTGACAAACAATAATACCGGGGCGGTCACACCGTTAACCCTTACCGGCTCGCGTTTAATTGGCGCTGGAGGCTTTGAGCTTAGTATTGATGCCGGTACTGTGGCTGATGGCGACCGCTTTATCATTCGTCCCAGTGCTGGCGCCGCTGCGGGGCTTGGGGTCGCACTGCAGCAGGCCAGTGGACTTGCCGCTGCCAGCGCGGTGCTCACACCCGATCCGGCCAATGGTGGGGATATCAGCCTATCACTTGCTGCCATATTGGATCGTAATGCCCCCAACTTTCCTCATCAGGGCGCGCCGTTGACCTTTGCGATTGATACCGCTGCTAACCAATACCAGGTGTTTGATGCCACAGGAACCCCTCTTGGTGGCGTTACCGGGTTTACGCCGCCTGCTATCAATGCCTATGGCATGCAGCTTGAAGTGTCTTCCGTTGCCGGGGTGACAGAGCGTTTTACGCTGGATTTAACCTTGGCAAGTGGTGATAACACCAATGCCTTAGCGATGGCCCGGCTAAATGAAGCGCGTCCCATGCTTAATGGTCGCGTGGGGTTTACCGCACTGTTTGAGCAAAGTAAGCAAGATCTCGGTAGTCAGGCCCGTGGGGCACAAATCCAAGCTGAAGCGGCAGAGGCTATTTTTCAGCAGGTCCAGACTCGATCGGACAGTTTATCCGGGGTGAACCTGGATGAAGAGGCTGCCAATCTAATGCGTTTTCAGCAGGCATATCAGGCATCTGCACGAATTATGACCACGTCGCAGCAGATTTTTGATGCGTTGATAAGCTCGCTGCGATAG
- the flgJ gene encoding flagellar assembly peptidoglycan hydrolase FlgJ yields the protein MDKLSHSSPYLDLAGLDQLRTKARQQDDEGLRQVAQQFEGIFVQMLMSSMRDANAAFTADSPFNSQYTRFYEQMRDQQLSVELGAKGALGLAELMVQQLSPSSQGITPASVLRSGLDSQPSPLLPGGASKAIPLATAATLAPQTAGPSIEMTALPAEQAVVGITPTVKTLSPTFSAAKDQSDLVTSTSPWPERDITLPQAPDVRELNAAGQLVVTESQPMGSVATFSSQAEFVLRLYPLAQKAARSLGTQPEVLLAQSALETGWGQKMVRRINGEPSNNLFNIKADSRWQGDRASVQTLEFQQGVAVRQRADFRVYDSLDQSFDDFVRFISSDRYQSAREAAHNPEGFIRGLQDAGYATDPAYTDKVMQVLKSVLATRQQERGDE from the coding sequence ATGGATAAACTTTCTCATTCATCCCCGTATCTGGATTTGGCGGGGTTGGATCAACTCAGAACCAAAGCAAGACAGCAGGATGATGAAGGGTTAAGGCAAGTCGCCCAGCAATTTGAAGGCATTTTTGTGCAGATGCTGATGAGCAGTATGCGCGATGCCAATGCTGCCTTTACCGCTGACAGTCCATTTAACAGCCAATATACCCGTTTTTATGAGCAAATGCGGGATCAGCAGCTTTCTGTTGAGCTTGGCGCTAAAGGGGCATTGGGGCTGGCAGAATTGATGGTGCAGCAGTTGTCACCCAGTAGCCAAGGTATTACCCCGGCCTCTGTTTTGCGCAGCGGACTGGATAGTCAGCCATCACCATTACTGCCTGGGGGGGCGAGCAAAGCTATCCCATTAGCTACCGCTGCAACGTTAGCCCCTCAAACTGCGGGGCCATCTATTGAGATGACTGCGCTGCCAGCGGAACAGGCGGTTGTTGGGATAACGCCAACAGTTAAAACATTATCCCCCACTTTTTCAGCAGCTAAAGATCAAAGTGACCTTGTAACCTCAACTTCACCCTGGCCAGAACGGGATATAACGCTGCCGCAAGCCCCGGATGTGCGCGAGCTGAATGCCGCTGGGCAGCTTGTTGTCACTGAAAGCCAACCAATGGGTAGTGTTGCGACGTTTTCTTCCCAAGCAGAATTTGTCCTGCGGCTATATCCATTGGCACAAAAAGCGGCTCGCTCACTAGGTACCCAACCTGAAGTTTTGCTGGCGCAATCGGCGTTGGAAACCGGTTGGGGCCAGAAAATGGTGCGGCGCATCAATGGTGAGCCAAGTAATAACCTTTTCAATATCAAGGCTGATTCCCGTTGGCAGGGAGATAGAGCCAGTGTGCAAACACTGGAGTTTCAGCAAGGGGTTGCTGTGCGTCAGCGGGCAGATTTTCGGGTTTATGACTCGTTGGATCAGAGCTTTGATGACTTTGTCCGCTTTATCAGCAGTGACAGATATCAGTCCGCCCGGGAAGCGGCGCACAATCCGGAGGGATTTATCCGCGGGTTGCAGGATGCCGGTTATGCGACCGATCCCGCTTATACCGACAAGGTGATGCAGGTACTTAAATCTGTGTTGGCAACCCGGCAGCAGGAGCGCGGTGATGAATAA
- a CDS encoding flagellar basal body P-ring protein FlgI, translated as MKILLLSLLGAVLSLASFESQAQRIKDIADVAGIRANQLIGYGLVVGLPGTGEKTRYTEQTFKTMLKNFGINLPENFRPKIKNVAVVAVSSEMPAFAKPGQSLDVTVSSLGEAKSLRGGTLLQTFLKGVDGRVYAIAQGSLVVSGFSAGGLDGSKVIQNTPTVGRIPNGALVERAVATPFSRGDYLTFNLHRADFTTARNLARSINDLLGPGIAKPLDATSVQVTAPRDVSQRVSFLATLENLEVEQATQAAKVIVNSRTGTIVVGQNVKLLPAAVTHGGLTVTIAESINVSQPNPLAGGDTVVTPQTEIGVTEENLRMFLFNPGTTLDELVRAVNLVGAAPSDVLAILEALKVAGALHGELIII; from the coding sequence ATGAAAATACTGTTACTGTCTTTGCTGGGAGCTGTGCTGTCATTAGCTTCGTTTGAGTCTCAAGCTCAGCGGATAAAAGATATTGCTGATGTCGCCGGGATCCGCGCCAATCAATTGATTGGCTATGGGCTCGTCGTGGGGCTGCCCGGCACCGGGGAAAAAACGCGTTATACCGAGCAGACCTTTAAAACCATGTTGAAAAATTTCGGTATTAATTTGCCAGAAAATTTTCGGCCGAAAATTAAAAATGTCGCTGTGGTGGCGGTGAGTAGTGAGATGCCAGCGTTTGCTAAGCCCGGACAGAGCCTGGATGTGACAGTATCCAGTCTGGGAGAAGCGAAAAGTTTGCGGGGCGGTACCCTATTACAGACTTTTTTAAAAGGGGTTGATGGCCGAGTATATGCCATTGCGCAGGGCAGTCTGGTGGTCAGTGGTTTCAGTGCCGGTGGTCTGGATGGCTCCAAGGTTATCCAAAATACGCCCACCGTGGGGCGGATCCCGAATGGCGCGCTGGTGGAGCGGGCAGTGGCAACGCCATTTTCTCGCGGCGATTATTTGACTTTCAATCTGCACCGGGCTGATTTCACCACCGCCCGTAATTTGGCCCGCAGTATTAATGATCTGCTTGGACCGGGGATCGCCAAGCCTTTGGATGCCACATCGGTTCAGGTCACTGCGCCCCGAGATGTCTCCCAGCGGGTCTCTTTTCTCGCGACCTTGGAAAACCTTGAGGTAGAGCAGGCAACGCAAGCGGCGAAGGTGATCGTTAATTCCCGCACCGGCACGATAGTGGTTGGCCAAAACGTCAAATTATTGCCAGCGGCAGTCACCCATGGTGGCTTGACAGTCACTATCGCTGAATCCATTAATGTTTCCCAGCCAAACCCCCTTGCTGGTGGGGATACCGTCGTTACGCCACAAACAGAGATCGGTGTGACGGAAGAAAATTTACGGATGTTTTTATTTAACCCTGGCACCACGCTGGATGAGTTGGTACGGGCGGTTAACCTGGTTGGTGCCGCGCCTTCTGATGTGTTGGCTATTTTAGAAGCATTAAAAGTGGCAGGCGCTTTGCACGGTGAGCTTATCATTATTTAA
- a CDS encoding flagellin, whose translation MAITVNTNVTSLKAQKNLTMSNNHLATSMERLSSGLRINSAKDDVAGLSISNRLNSQVRGLEVGMRNANDAISIAQISEGAMQEQTSMLQRMRDLAVQAENGSNSSADLSALKAEMDQLALEITAIGNTTAFGNTKLLNGDFASGKQFQVGHQEGEDVTITVAKTDSSALAVNTLDITGASGRNTAIAAIDNAIKTIDTQRAALGAMQNRLGHNISNSANTQANVADAKSRIVDVDFAKETSAMTKMQVLQQTGSAMLAQANQLPQIALSLL comes from the coding sequence ATGGCGATTACAGTAAATACTAACGTGACGTCACTGAAGGCGCAGAAGAATCTGACCATGTCGAATAATCATTTGGCAACCTCTATGGAGCGTCTGTCCAGTGGTTTAAGAATTAACAGTGCTAAGGATGATGTTGCTGGTCTGTCAATTTCTAACCGTCTTAACAGTCAGGTGCGGGGGTTGGAAGTTGGCATGCGAAATGCCAATGATGCGATCTCTATCGCGCAGATTTCTGAAGGGGCGATGCAGGAACAGACCAGTATGTTGCAGCGGATGCGGGATTTGGCGGTGCAGGCCGAAAATGGCTCTAATAGCAGCGCGGATCTCTCAGCATTGAAAGCTGAGATGGATCAGTTGGCGCTAGAGATTACTGCTATTGGGAATACCACCGCATTTGGTAACACCAAATTGCTTAATGGTGATTTTGCCTCCGGTAAACAATTTCAGGTGGGGCACCAGGAAGGTGAAGATGTCACCATTACCGTTGCAAAAACTGACTCAAGTGCATTAGCCGTGAATACGCTAGATATTACTGGAGCATCAGGCCGTAACACAGCTATTGCTGCCATTGATAACGCGATTAAGACAATTGATACCCAGCGAGCAGCGCTTGGTGCCATGCAGAATCGTCTTGGTCACAACATCAGCAATAGTGCTAATACCCAAGCTAATGTTGCTGATGCTAAGAGCCGGATTGTGGATGTGGACTTTGCCAAAGAGACCTCGGCAATGACTAAGATGCAGGTACTGCAACAGACGGGTTCAGCCATGTTAGCCCAGGCTAATCAGTTGCCTCAGATTGCTTTGTCACTGCTGTAA
- a CDS encoding flagellin: MAITVNTNVTSMKAQKNLAQSNSNLAVSMERLSSGLRINSAKDDAAGLAISNRLNSQVRGLEVGMRNANDAISIAQIAEGAMQEQTNMLQRMRDLSVQANNGANSTADWQALQNELDELKAEITAIGQSTAFGNTHLMRGGFSAGKAFQVGHQEGEDVNIVINTNNASSLAVSALSVTTVSGRDAAIGLVDAAINNIDGQRAKLGAVQNRLAHNISNSANTQANVADAKSRIVDVDFAKATAEMTKQQVLSQTGSAMLAQANQLPQIALSLLG; this comes from the coding sequence ATGGCGATTACCGTCAATACCAATGTGACCTCAATGAAGGCGCAGAAAAATTTGGCGCAGTCCAACAGTAATCTGGCGGTGTCGATGGAACGACTCTCCAGCGGGCTGCGGATTAACAGTGCCAAAGATGATGCTGCCGGTCTGGCCATTTCTAATCGCTTGAATAGTCAGGTACGAGGCTTAGAGGTCGGTATGCGCAATGCCAATGATGCGATATCTATTGCGCAAATTGCTGAAGGGGCGATGCAGGAGCAGACCAATATGCTGCAACGCATGCGGGATCTGTCAGTGCAAGCGAACAATGGCGCTAACAGCACTGCAGATTGGCAAGCATTGCAAAATGAGTTAGATGAATTAAAAGCAGAAATTACGGCAATTGGCCAAAGTACGGCTTTTGGTAATACCCATTTAATGCGAGGGGGTTTCTCTGCGGGTAAGGCCTTCCAAGTAGGGCATCAGGAAGGGGAAGATGTCAATATTGTGATTAATACCAATAATGCCAGTTCTCTGGCCGTTAGTGCCTTATCTGTGACCACAGTATCAGGACGGGATGCGGCCATTGGGTTAGTGGATGCGGCAATTAACAATATTGATGGGCAGCGAGCAAAGCTCGGGGCGGTACAGAATCGCTTGGCACACAATATCAGTAACAGTGCCAATACTCAGGCAAATGTTGCCGATGCTAAAAGCCGAATTGTGGATGTGGACTTTGCCAAAGCTACGGCTGAAATGACCAAACAACAGGTATTATCCCAAACTGGCTCAGCGATGTTAGCACAGGCCAATCAGTTACCCCAGATAGCCCTTTCATTGCTGGGGTAG